TGGGGGGAAAAATGCATCTCAATGGAAACTGAATATACTCCTGAATATGTAAAATCTCTTGCTGCCAGCGATTCAGATGAGAAAAATATGGCTGCAAGTGTATCTAGTGGAACTCATAGAATTAATGGCATGATAGTTGCTCCTTGTAGTATGAAGACATTAGCAGCAATTGCTAATGGTTATGATGATACATTAGTTGCAAGAGCTGCTGGTGTGACAATTAAAGAAGATAGAAAATTAATTTTAATGGTTAGAGAAACTCCAATGTCTGCAATTCATTTAGAAAACATGCTAAAATTATCCAGACTGGGTGTAATAATTTTGCCACCTGTAACTGAATTTTATACTAAACCAAAAACCATTGATGATATTGTAAACCATGGAGTAGGAAAATGTCTTGATCAGTTTGACATTGATCATGATTTATACCCTCGATGGGGAAGTTTCTAAAATACTGTTGACCACATTTTCT
This window of the Candidatus Nitrosomarinus catalina genome carries:
- a CDS encoding UbiX family flavin prenyltransferase, translated to MKLIIGITGSTGVIYGIRMLEVLKKLNVETHLVMSEWGEKCISMETEYTPEYVKSLAASDSDEKNMAASVSSGTHRINGMIVAPCSMKTLAAIANGYDDTLVARAAGVTIKEDRKLILMVRETPMSAIHLENMLKLSRLGVIILPPVTEFYTKPKTIDDIVNHGVGKCLDQFDIDHDLYPRWGSF